A section of the Streptomyces sp. 6-11-2 genome encodes:
- a CDS encoding amino acid adenylation domain-containing protein — protein sequence MATHPNPTRNGLEYWRDVLTTGGFAPVPRWTLHPVPGVSQYETHVPEGIVTGLCRLANELAIPLDSVLLATHAKVLAALSAEQQITTGYVTHAGNLLPCRLTTAPASWRELLHTTHQATAELLTHQDVPASDIDHLKRELGLIGPLFETVLDPATIDGDLTRDTALRVGIRPHNGRLVLRLRYRTDTLDADSAARIAGYHVTALALITADPDAEHARQSLLSDEELRFQLDRLAGPKRELPSARVHELFEDRVRLHPDAVAAVHADRQWTYAELNARANRLARALAGRGLAPEDAVAVVTGRNLDWLAAVLAVFKSGGAYLPIEPHFPAERIAAILSRADCTLVLTEPGSTTTLDQALEFRPGIERLFVEAAYEETHADDDLGIHVTPDQLAYIYFTSGSTGEPKGAMCEHAGLLNHLYAKIDDLRIGEGQVVAQTAPQCFDISLWQLLSALLTGGRTLLVEQDAILDVPRFLDTVTDGRATVLQLVPSYLEAVLTELEQRPRELPDLRYLSVTGEALKKEIAERWFTAQPRIALVNAYGLTETSDDTNHDVIHRAPERILLGRPVNNVHIYVVDEHLAPVPLGAPGVIAFSGVCVGRGYINDPERTRAAYLADPQRAGARLYLGGDYGRWHPSGKLEFLGRRDAQVKIRGFRIEIGEIENALLRLPGIRDGAVVVAERADQSKDLVAFYSAVKPVDPGTLNDLLGASLPTYMVPAAFHWRASLPLTANSKIDKKALTALAAQLATSEDDHEAPATPTEQRLAAAWGHVLGVPQDHIGRRDHFFDRGGTSLSALKLAVALDRAVALKDVIAHPVLTDLAALVDNRRERHATGSMTSL from the coding sequence ATGGCAACGCACCCGAACCCCACCCGAAACGGTCTGGAGTATTGGCGCGACGTACTGACAACCGGCGGATTCGCCCCCGTCCCACGCTGGACCCTCCACCCGGTGCCCGGCGTGAGCCAGTACGAGACACACGTCCCCGAAGGCATCGTCACCGGGCTGTGCCGGCTGGCCAACGAACTGGCGATACCGCTTGACTCGGTTCTGCTGGCGACGCACGCCAAGGTGCTCGCGGCGCTGTCCGCCGAGCAGCAGATCACCACCGGCTACGTCACCCACGCCGGCAACCTGCTGCCCTGCCGGCTCACCACCGCACCCGCCTCATGGAGGGAACTGCTGCACACCACCCACCAGGCGACCGCTGAACTGCTGACGCACCAGGATGTTCCGGCCTCGGACATCGACCATCTCAAGCGCGAACTGGGCCTGATCGGACCGTTGTTCGAGACCGTTCTCGATCCCGCCACGATCGACGGGGACCTCACCAGGGACACTGCGCTGCGGGTGGGCATCCGGCCCCACAACGGCCGACTCGTGCTGCGACTGCGTTACCGCACCGACACGCTCGACGCCGACAGCGCCGCCCGCATCGCCGGCTATCACGTGACCGCGCTTGCGCTGATCACCGCCGACCCCGATGCGGAACACGCGCGTCAGAGCCTGCTGTCCGATGAGGAACTGCGCTTCCAGCTCGACCGACTGGCCGGACCCAAAAGGGAGTTGCCGAGCGCGAGGGTACATGAACTGTTCGAGGACCGGGTGCGGTTGCACCCGGATGCCGTCGCCGCCGTTCACGCCGACCGGCAGTGGACCTATGCGGAGCTCAACGCCCGGGCAAACCGGCTGGCCCGCGCCCTCGCAGGCCGCGGACTCGCCCCCGAGGATGCCGTCGCGGTGGTGACCGGACGTAACCTGGACTGGCTCGCCGCCGTCCTCGCGGTCTTCAAATCCGGAGGCGCCTACCTCCCCATCGAGCCGCACTTCCCGGCCGAACGCATCGCTGCCATCCTCTCCCGCGCCGACTGCACCCTGGTGCTGACCGAACCCGGCAGCACCACCACCCTCGACCAGGCACTTGAGTTCCGGCCCGGCATCGAGAGGCTCTTCGTCGAGGCGGCCTACGAAGAAACCCACGCAGACGACGATCTCGGCATCCACGTCACGCCCGACCAACTGGCGTACATCTACTTCACCTCCGGCTCGACCGGTGAGCCGAAAGGCGCGATGTGCGAACACGCCGGCCTGCTCAACCACCTCTACGCCAAGATCGACGACCTCCGGATCGGCGAGGGGCAGGTGGTCGCCCAGACCGCGCCACAGTGCTTCGACATCTCCCTGTGGCAGTTGCTGAGCGCCCTGCTGACCGGTGGGCGAACCCTGCTGGTCGAACAGGACGCCATCCTCGACGTCCCCCGATTCCTCGACACCGTCACCGACGGCAGGGCCACCGTCCTGCAACTCGTGCCCTCCTACCTCGAAGCCGTCCTGACCGAGCTCGAACAGCGCCCCCGGGAGCTGCCCGACCTGCGATACCTGTCGGTCACCGGGGAGGCACTGAAGAAGGAGATCGCCGAGCGCTGGTTCACCGCTCAGCCCCGAATCGCGCTGGTCAACGCCTACGGGCTCACCGAGACCTCGGACGACACCAATCACGACGTCATTCACCGAGCGCCGGAACGCATCCTGCTCGGCCGCCCGGTCAACAACGTGCACATCTACGTCGTTGACGAACACCTCGCACCAGTGCCACTGGGCGCCCCGGGCGTGATCGCGTTCTCCGGGGTCTGTGTCGGCCGTGGATACATCAACGATCCCGAACGCACGCGAGCGGCCTACCTGGCCGATCCGCAACGCGCCGGCGCACGGCTCTATCTTGGCGGCGACTACGGGCGCTGGCATCCTTCGGGGAAACTGGAGTTCCTCGGCCGTCGCGACGCCCAGGTCAAGATCCGCGGGTTCCGGATCGAGATCGGCGAGATCGAGAACGCGCTACTCCGCCTTCCTGGTATCCGCGACGGCGCGGTGGTGGTGGCCGAACGCGCCGATCAGAGCAAGGATCTGGTCGCCTTCTACTCCGCCGTGAAGCCCGTCGACCCCGGGACCCTCAACGACCTGCTGGGTGCGTCTCTGCCCACCTACATGGTCCCGGCGGCCTTCCACTGGCGCGCGAGCCTGCCGCTGACCGCCAACAGCAAGATCGACAAGAAGGCACTGACGGCGCTCGCCGCACAACTCGCCACCAGCGAGGACGATCACGAGGCGCCGGCCACGCCGACCGAGCAGCGGTTGGCGGCCGCCTGGGGGCACGTCCTCGGCGTGCCCCAGGACCACATCGGACGCCGCGACCACTTCTTCGACCGCGGCGGCACCTCCCTCTCGGCGCTGAAACTCGCCGTGGCCCTGGACCGCGCCGTGGCCCTCAAAGACGTCATCGCACACCCGGTCCTCACTGATCTCGCTGCCCTGGTCGACAACCGACGCGAGCGCCACGCGACCGGATCAATGACCTCTCTTTGA
- a CDS encoding TauD/TfdA family dioxygenase codes for MSYPTPVSLHNVELHPGKPPILHVDTADDAPAWAAEHHRALRTLVTEHGAVLIRGLRLRDAERAGDTLHRLAPALMTDKESFAPRRTYTPGVYSSSAWPPNQPMCMHHELSYTLQPPGLMLFACLTAPTTGGATAIADAATVLEALPSDLVHRFEQEGWLLSRTYNGEIGVPYGEAFGTDDRRAIEDHCRTAGIEFDWQPDGSLRTRQRRPAVTAHPVTGRRCWFNQIAFLNEWTIDPEIRDYLIDVHGAESLPFNTCFGGGDTIGPDIIQLLNDTYAAHTAREPWRAGDLMLVDNVRTAHSREAFQGPREVLVAMAEPLSR; via the coding sequence ATGTCATACCCGACACCGGTATCCCTCCACAACGTGGAGCTGCATCCCGGCAAACCCCCGATCCTGCACGTGGACACCGCCGATGACGCACCCGCCTGGGCAGCGGAACACCACCGCGCACTGCGCACCCTGGTCACCGAACACGGCGCGGTCCTCATCCGCGGCCTGCGTCTGCGCGACGCGGAGCGGGCCGGCGACACCCTCCACCGCCTGGCCCCGGCCCTGATGACCGACAAGGAATCCTTCGCCCCCCGCCGGACCTACACACCGGGCGTGTACTCCTCCTCCGCATGGCCGCCGAACCAGCCGATGTGCATGCACCACGAACTCAGCTACACACTCCAGCCCCCTGGCCTCATGCTGTTCGCGTGTCTGACCGCACCCACGACCGGCGGAGCCACCGCCATCGCCGACGCCGCCACCGTCCTGGAAGCACTGCCCAGCGATCTGGTCCACCGCTTCGAACAAGAAGGCTGGCTGCTTTCCCGCACCTACAACGGCGAGATCGGCGTCCCCTACGGCGAGGCCTTCGGTACCGATGACCGCAGGGCCATCGAGGACCACTGCCGCACAGCCGGTATCGAATTCGACTGGCAACCCGACGGCAGCCTGCGCACCCGCCAGCGCCGCCCCGCCGTGACGGCCCACCCGGTCACCGGCCGCCGCTGCTGGTTCAACCAGATCGCCTTCCTCAACGAATGGACGATCGATCCCGAGATCCGCGATTACCTCATCGACGTCCACGGCGCCGAATCGCTGCCGTTCAACACCTGCTTCGGGGGCGGCGACACCATCGGCCCGGACATCATTCAGCTCCTCAACGACACCTACGCCGCCCACACCGCCCGCGAACCGTGGCGGGCCGGCGACCTCATGCTCGTCGACAATGTGCGCACCGCACACAGCAGGGAGGCTTTCCAAGGTCCACGTGAGGTGCTTGTCGCCATGGCTGAGCCGCTGAGCCGCTGA
- the sbnB gene encoding 2,3-diaminopropionate biosynthesis protein SbnB, whose protein sequence is MTTVRSTAMEPVMSQPHTVPPFAVISGAQVQHVLQDREAQIVDLIEATYRLHAAGESVNPPSYFLRFPDRPTSRIIALPASIGGQAQVDGLKWISSFPDNVQAGIPRASAVLILNDHDTGYPFACLESSIISATRTAASAALAADRLTRNRQRPTRIGFFGTGLIARYIHTFLTAVGWSFDEIGVHDLSHRSAAGFRDYLQQTGGAARITAHGSPVDLVRSSDLVVFATVAAEPHVSDPAWFHHNPLVLHVSLRDLAPEIILASTNIVDDVEHCLKAGTSPHLAEQLTGNRDFLHGTLADVMSGRVTPPTGRPVVFSPFGLGVLDLAVGKYVYDETARSGELNVIEGFFHDLRQHG, encoded by the coding sequence ATGACCACCGTCCGTTCCACGGCAATGGAGCCCGTCATGTCCCAGCCGCACACCGTGCCCCCGTTCGCAGTGATCTCCGGCGCCCAGGTCCAGCACGTCCTGCAGGACAGGGAAGCGCAGATCGTGGACCTCATCGAGGCCACCTACCGGCTGCACGCCGCAGGGGAGTCGGTCAATCCTCCCTCCTACTTCCTGCGCTTCCCCGACCGACCCACCTCCCGGATCATCGCGCTGCCCGCCTCGATCGGCGGACAGGCGCAGGTGGACGGACTCAAATGGATCTCCAGCTTCCCCGACAACGTCCAGGCCGGCATCCCCAGGGCGTCCGCCGTCCTGATCCTCAACGATCACGACACCGGCTACCCCTTCGCCTGTCTGGAAAGCTCCATCATCAGCGCCACCAGAACTGCCGCATCCGCAGCGCTGGCCGCCGACCGCCTCACCCGCAACCGGCAACGCCCCACCCGCATCGGGTTCTTCGGTACGGGCCTGATCGCCCGCTACATCCACACCTTCCTGACTGCCGTGGGCTGGTCCTTCGACGAGATCGGTGTCCATGACCTGTCCCACCGCAGCGCAGCGGGATTCCGCGACTACCTCCAACAGACCGGCGGCGCCGCACGGATCACCGCACATGGCAGCCCCGTGGACCTCGTCCGTTCCAGCGACCTCGTCGTGTTCGCCACCGTTGCGGCCGAGCCACACGTCAGCGACCCGGCCTGGTTCCACCACAACCCACTGGTTCTGCACGTGTCCCTGCGCGACCTGGCGCCGGAGATCATCCTCGCCTCGACCAACATCGTCGACGACGTCGAACACTGCCTCAAAGCCGGCACCTCCCCGCACCTGGCCGAACAGCTCACCGGCAACCGCGACTTCCTGCATGGCACACTCGCCGACGTCATGAGCGGACGAGTAACGCCCCCCACCGGCCGGCCTGTGGTCTTCTCGCCGTTCGGCCTCGGAGTACTCGACCTCGCTGTCGGCAAATACGTCTACGACGAGACGGCCCGCTCCGGAGAGCTCAACGTGATCGAGGGCTTCTTCCACGACCTGCGCCAGCACGGTTGA